A section of the Onychomys torridus unplaced genomic scaffold, mOncTor1.1, whole genome shotgun sequence genome encodes:
- the LOC118575862 gene encoding rhox homeobox family member 2B-like translates to METHQGCCHSFNRLLSSGADEDQEQQHGVNEIVPKAGEEGGKKVLVQSEIAQGEPDQGKPALSELAPIKPAQEELAQSSHPQEATGVVEEGENKEEEMQEGHAGDGSSSPMDKEIHKEGGHSSSVQHQPQQEAAMPEGTNHLQAGDRLPFQRRTRFTQSQLQDLECLFQETRYPSLRARKDLARWMGVPEADVQDWFRDRRASFRRSNRLSRLFDAPGPQNKDP, encoded by the exons ATGGAGACTCATCAGGGCTGCTGCCACAGTTTCAACAGGTTGCTGAGTTCGGGAGCTGATGAGGACCAGGAACAACAGCATG GTGTGAATGAAATTGTCCCAAaggctggagaggaaggaggcaagAAAGTGCTAGTACAGAGCGAGATTGCTCAGGGTGAGCCTGATCAGGGCAAACCTGCTCTGAGCGAACTTGCTCCAATCAAGCCTGCTCAAGAAGAGCTTGCTCAGTCCAGTCATCCCCAGGAAGCCACAGGAGTGGTAGAGgagggagaaaataaagaagaagaaatgcaaGAAGGACATGCTGGCGATGGTAGTTCTAGCCCCATGGACAAGGAAATCCACAAAGAAGGTGGTCATAGCAGCAGTGTTCAGCACCAGCCTCAGCAAGAGGCAGCGATGCCTGAGGGCACCAATCATCTCCAGGCTGGGGACAGGCTGCCTTTCCAGCGCCGAACCAGATTCACCCAGTCTCAGCTGCAGGACCTGGAGTGTCTTTTCCAAGAGACTCGCTACCCCAGCTTGAGAGCAAG GAAGGATCTTGCAAGATGGATGGGAGTGCCAGAAGCCGATGTGCAG GATTGGTTTAGGGACAGGAGAGCCAGTTTCAGGAGAAGCAATAGACTGTCAAGGCTGTTTGATGCTCCTGGTCCCCAGAACAAGGATCCCTGA